In one window of Cellulophaga sp. HaHa_2_95 DNA:
- a CDS encoding aminotransferase class V-fold PLP-dependent enzyme codes for MQKIIKEFPILDQSIYVNTAAYGIMYDGLLDWRQEHDLDYLIGGSDFKLKAAKLIEQVRATVGTFFNCKNENVALVQNFSLGMNMLLEGLDVSNKVLLLDDDYPSLKWPFMSRGFDVHYVAVLQENLEEKIIDKIKSENITVLAISIVQWVNGIKISLDFLAKLKEEFPELLIIADGTQFCGTEDFDFDNSAIDVLGASAYKWLLAGSGNGFMLFKDPVKSIFKLKSTGFNSADGDVDGFEHIDFIKHFEPGHLDTLSFGSLKCSLDFLSRVGMKTIGETNKALSEFAFQEFTKLNLLEDIVVSRGNHSTIFNIKGSQKLFDALLNNDIICSQRGEGIRLSFHFYNTLKNVSKVINVIKKQM; via the coding sequence ATGCAAAAGATAATTAAAGAGTTTCCAATTTTAGACCAATCTATTTATGTAAATACAGCTGCATACGGAATTATGTATGACGGCCTTTTAGATTGGCGGCAAGAACATGATTTAGACTATTTAATAGGAGGGAGTGATTTTAAGCTGAAGGCAGCAAAATTAATAGAACAGGTGAGAGCCACTGTGGGGACTTTTTTCAATTGTAAGAATGAGAATGTAGCTTTGGTTCAGAATTTCTCATTAGGAATGAATATGCTTTTAGAAGGCTTAGATGTTTCCAATAAGGTGTTGTTGTTGGATGATGACTACCCGTCTCTTAAATGGCCGTTTATGAGCCGTGGTTTTGATGTGCACTATGTGGCTGTACTTCAAGAAAATTTAGAGGAAAAAATTATAGATAAAATTAAATCAGAGAATATTACCGTTTTAGCAATTAGTATTGTGCAATGGGTAAATGGGATTAAGATCAGTTTGGATTTTCTTGCTAAACTCAAAGAAGAATTTCCAGAATTATTAATTATTGCCGATGGAACTCAATTCTGTGGTACGGAAGATTTTGATTTTGATAATTCTGCTATTGATGTATTGGGGGCAAGCGCTTATAAATGGTTGCTGGCCGGTAGTGGAAACGGATTTATGCTTTTCAAAGACCCTGTAAAAAGTATTTTTAAATTAAAGAGTACTGGATTTAACTCGGCCGATGGAGATGTAGATGGATTTGAACATATTGATTTTATTAAGCATTTTGAGCCAGGGCATTTGGATACCTTAAGTTTTGGAAGTTTAAAATGTTCACTTGATTTTTTATCTCGGGTAGGGATGAAAACGATTGGGGAAACAAATAAAGCGCTGAGTGAATTTGCATTCCAAGAGTTTACTAAATTAAATTTATTAGAGGATATTGTAGTATCTAGAGGAAACCATAGCACCATCTTTAATATTAAAGGGAGTCAGAAATTATTTGATGCACTACTTAACAATGATATTATTTGCTCACAACGTGGAGAGGGCATACGACTTAGTTTTCATTTTTATAATACATTAAAAAATGTTTCGAAAGTTATAAATGTCATAAAAAAACAGATGTAA
- a CDS encoding NAD kinase, producing the protein MKVAIYGQTYSDNALDYVVELLDELSTIPAEIYFEKEFYELLEKSRTVKEFEVFTAESGLDNSFDMFVSFGGDGTILRAITYVRDLNIPIVGVNTGRLGFLSTFKKEDVRKVVKEFVSGDYTIVERSLVEVHTEPQLPEFENLNFALNEVTVSRKDTTSMITVETHLNGEYLTSYWADGLIVATPTGSTGYSLSCGGPVIAPTAKSLILTPIAPHNLNARPLVISDDTEIRLKVSGREENHLVSLDSRIATVENGREIRIKKSAITIKMIEYTSESFLKTLRNKLLWGEDKRN; encoded by the coding sequence ATGAAAGTTGCCATTTACGGACAAACTTATTCAGATAATGCACTTGATTATGTAGTTGAGTTATTGGATGAATTGAGCACTATTCCTGCTGAGATTTATTTTGAAAAGGAGTTCTATGAGTTACTAGAAAAATCTAGAACAGTAAAAGAATTTGAGGTGTTTACTGCGGAAAGTGGTTTGGATAATTCTTTTGATATGTTCGTAAGTTTTGGGGGAGATGGTACCATACTACGCGCAATCACCTATGTCCGAGATTTGAATATTCCTATAGTGGGGGTTAATACGGGTCGTTTAGGGTTTTTGTCCACTTTTAAAAAAGAAGATGTACGCAAAGTGGTGAAAGAATTTGTTTCTGGAGACTATACTATTGTAGAAAGAAGCTTGGTTGAAGTGCACACGGAACCTCAGTTGCCAGAATTTGAAAATTTAAATTTTGCTTTAAATGAAGTGACGGTAAGTAGAAAAGATACGACATCTATGATTACCGTGGAGACGCATTTAAATGGGGAGTATTTGACATCTTATTGGGCAGATGGGCTTATTGTAGCTACGCCTACAGGGTCTACTGGGTATTCCTTGAGTTGTGGGGGTCCTGTGATAGCTCCTACAGCGAAATCGTTAATATTAACACCTATTGCACCTCATAATTTAAATGCTAGGCCATTGGTGATTTCTGATGATACAGAAATTAGGTTGAAGGTTTCGGGAAGAGAAGAGAATCATTTGGTGTCTTTAGATTCTAGGATTGCTACGGTAGAAAATGGCAGAGAAATTAGAATCAAAAAATCGGCTATCACAATTAAAATGATAGAATATACTTCTGAAAGCTTTTTAAAAACCCTACGTAATAAATTATTATGGGGTGAGGATAAGCGTAATTGA
- the murI gene encoding glutamate racemase, protein MSLQPIGIFDSGVGGTSIWKELHKLLPNEHTIYLADSANAPYGEKSADDILQLSIKNTEFLLGQGCKLIVIACNTATTNAIAYLRETYDVPFIGIEPAIKPAALNSISKTIGVLATKGTLTSALFNNTSKKYSEGITIIEQDGEGLVPLIEAGKIGSSEVKNLLEQYLNPMMAKGIDYLVLGCTHYPYLIPLIKEIVTDKVVIIDSGEAVAKQTKSILEHFGMAANKQKSSHQFYSNKSAEELNYFLTAYEVSVAYLDF, encoded by the coding sequence ATGAGTTTACAGCCTATTGGTATTTTTGATTCTGGAGTTGGTGGTACTTCTATTTGGAAGGAATTACACAAGTTATTGCCAAATGAGCATACGATATATTTAGCAGATAGCGCTAATGCACCTTACGGGGAGAAATCTGCTGATGATATTTTACAGTTGAGTATTAAGAATACAGAATTTCTTTTGGGTCAGGGGTGTAAACTTATTGTTATAGCGTGCAATACAGCCACCACAAATGCTATAGCATACCTCAGAGAGACTTACGACGTTCCTTTTATAGGAATAGAGCCTGCGATTAAACCGGCAGCTTTAAATAGCATCTCTAAGACCATTGGCGTGTTAGCAACAAAGGGTACACTAACAAGTGCACTGTTTAATAACACCTCAAAAAAATATTCTGAAGGCATAACCATTATAGAACAAGATGGAGAGGGTTTAGTGCCTTTAATTGAGGCGGGTAAAATAGGAAGTTCTGAGGTTAAAAATCTTTTGGAGCAATACTTAAATCCCATGATGGCAAAAGGAATAGATTATTTGGTTTTAGGTTGCACGCATTACCCTTATTTAATTCCATTAATTAAAGAGATTGTAACAGATAAAGTGGTTATTATAGATTCTGGTGAGGCAGTTGCAAAACAGACGAAGAGTATTCTAGAGCATTTTGGAATGGCTGCCAACAAGCAGAAATCAAGTCATCAGTTTTATAGTAACAAAAGTGCTGAAGAGTTAAATTATTTCTTAACAGCATATGAAGTTTCTGTAGCGTATTTAGATTTTTGA
- the bamA gene encoding outer membrane protein assembly factor BamA, whose product MEKLANNLSRGVKKITSPQLAFTFILFLTALISTAQEASSYEEGKKYILGGLEVTGLQSYNEQTVKTYTGLRDGQPITVPGEEISAIINKLWNLELFSDISFYITRIEGESIFLELSILERPTLSNVTIYGVKKGKIDDILKDTDLKKGKKITENLISNTKNYLQNKYKKKGFLNTKVAIATAVDTSEANAQSMVINIKKGTKVKISNINFEGNEKLSDKRLKKALKKTKEKSLKNILTLKRSKYIPEEYDADLVKLVETYAEKGYRDARIISDSVSKNGDDLIDITIKVEEGDKYYFGEIDFVGNTVYTDRQLSSVLGIKKGDTYNGVLLKERIADNTKPDPNDITSLYQNNGYMFSSINPVEMSAANDTINFEIRIIEGKETFLNHVTIDGNDKTNDHVVYRELRTRPGQKYNKADIIRSIRELGALGYFDAENVKPDVLNPDPNSGTVDLNYSLVESGSSQIELQGGYGGGGFIGTLGLSFSNFSIKNLFNGEAYKPVPMGDGQTFALRLQASQTYRVYSLNFSEPWLGGRKPVGFNMSLSRTQQFRASYNNSGSFDVDKDQQFSITGITLGIAKRVQWPDDFFTISHSIGYQLYNFQDYNLGLFNFGDGKVNSLAYTLGISRRSAGTNPIFPTSGSNFEIKAKFTPPWSLLNGKDYGQLNEDEAAVYASTESDAARTEEIERIERDRFKWLEFYKVNFKGDWYTTLIGNVSNKSLVLRTNAEFGFLGNYNSKVGDVPFERFFVGGDGMGNFTLDGRENVQLRGYENQSITPYVTNEFTGQTEQAGGIIYNKFSMELRYPLTLKPSASIYGLVFAEGGNAFSSFKEFNPFEIKRSVGAGLRIFMPAFGLLGIDFGYGFDTDLNPGSVGPSGWQTHFIIGQQF is encoded by the coding sequence TTGGAAAAACTAGCGAACAACTTATCTAGGGGTGTAAAAAAGATCACCTCTCCCCAATTAGCATTTACTTTTATTTTATTTTTAACCGCACTAATTTCTACCGCACAAGAAGCATCTTCTTATGAGGAAGGGAAAAAGTACATTTTAGGAGGTTTGGAAGTAACGGGGCTCCAAAGTTATAATGAGCAAACGGTAAAAACCTATACAGGTTTAAGAGATGGTCAGCCCATCACTGTTCCTGGAGAAGAGATTAGTGCTATCATTAATAAGTTATGGAACTTGGAACTTTTTAGTGATATAAGTTTTTATATTACAAGGATAGAAGGGGAAAGTATTTTTTTAGAATTAAGTATTCTGGAAAGACCTACACTATCTAATGTTACTATTTATGGAGTTAAAAAAGGAAAAATAGATGACATCTTAAAAGATACCGATCTTAAAAAAGGTAAGAAAATTACAGAGAACCTAATCTCAAACACTAAAAATTACCTTCAGAACAAATACAAGAAAAAAGGGTTTTTGAATACTAAAGTTGCTATTGCTACAGCCGTAGATACTTCTGAGGCTAATGCGCAGAGCATGGTGATCAATATAAAGAAGGGTACAAAAGTAAAAATTAGTAATATTAATTTTGAAGGCAACGAAAAATTATCTGATAAAAGACTTAAGAAGGCGCTAAAAAAGACCAAAGAAAAATCATTAAAAAATATTTTAACGCTAAAAAGATCTAAATACATTCCTGAGGAATATGATGCAGATTTGGTGAAGTTGGTAGAGACGTACGCAGAAAAAGGGTACAGAGATGCACGTATTATCTCTGATTCTGTTTCTAAAAACGGAGATGACCTTATTGATATTACTATTAAGGTAGAAGAAGGTGATAAATATTATTTTGGGGAAATAGATTTCGTTGGAAATACAGTCTATACAGACAGACAGTTGAGTTCTGTTTTAGGGATTAAAAAAGGAGATACCTATAATGGGGTATTACTTAAGGAGAGAATTGCTGATAATACCAAGCCAGATCCAAATGATATTACAAGTTTATATCAAAACAATGGCTATATGTTTTCTAGTATTAATCCTGTAGAGATGTCTGCTGCAAATGATACTATTAATTTTGAAATTAGAATTATAGAGGGTAAGGAAACATTCCTAAACCATGTTACTATAGATGGTAACGATAAAACAAATGATCATGTAGTGTATCGTGAATTACGTACAAGACCAGGTCAGAAATATAATAAAGCAGATATTATTAGAAGTATTCGTGAGCTTGGTGCATTAGGATATTTCGATGCAGAAAATGTGAAACCAGATGTTTTAAATCCAGATCCAAACTCAGGTACGGTAGATTTAAATTATAGTTTGGTAGAATCTGGTTCAAGTCAGATAGAGTTGCAAGGTGGTTATGGTGGTGGTGGTTTCATCGGTACTTTAGGATTGTCTTTTAGTAACTTCTCTATAAAAAACTTATTTAACGGCGAAGCTTACAAGCCGGTACCTATGGGAGATGGTCAAACATTTGCCTTACGTTTGCAAGCAAGTCAGACATATAGAGTATACAGCTTAAACTTTTCTGAGCCTTGGCTAGGTGGTAGAAAGCCAGTTGGTTTTAACATGTCTTTATCAAGAACGCAACAGTTTAGAGCGTCTTATAATAATAGCGGAAGTTTTGATGTAGACAAAGATCAACAATTCTCTATTACGGGTATAACTTTAGGAATTGCAAAACGTGTGCAATGGCCAGATGATTTCTTTACCATATCACACTCTATAGGATATCAATTGTATAATTTCCAAGATTATAATTTAGGACTTTTCAATTTTGGCGATGGTAAAGTTAATTCTTTAGCATATACCTTAGGAATTTCTAGAAGATCAGCAGGAACAAACCCAATTTTCCCAACATCAGGATCTAACTTTGAAATTAAAGCAAAGTTTACACCTCCATGGTCGTTATTAAACGGGAAGGATTATGGTCAATTAAATGAAGATGAAGCTGCGGTTTATGCAAGTACTGAATCTGACGCTGCCAGAACAGAGGAGATAGAGCGTATTGAGCGTGATCGCTTTAAGTGGTTAGAGTTTTATAAAGTAAATTTCAAAGGAGATTGGTATACTACCTTAATTGGCAATGTGAGTAATAAGTCTTTAGTATTAAGAACAAACGCTGAGTTTGGTTTTCTAGGAAATTACAACAGTAAAGTGGGAGATGTGCCTTTTGAACGTTTCTTTGTAGGGGGAGACGGTATGGGGAACTTTACTCTAGATGGGCGTGAAAATGTTCAGCTTAGGGGGTATGAGAATCAATCAATTACACCTTATGTAACTAATGAATTTACAGGCCAAACAGAGCAAGCTGGTGGTATTATCTATAACAAGTTCTCTATGGAATTGAGGTATCCTTTAACGCTTAAGCCATCTGCTTCTATTTATGGCCTTGTGTTCGCAGAAGGAGGTAATGCTTTTTCTAGTTTTAAAGAATTTAACCCTTTTGAAATTAAAAGATCAGTAGGTGCTGGTTTGCGTATATTTATGCCTGCTTTTGGTTTGTTAGGTATTGACTTTGGATACGGTTTTGATACCGATTTAAATCCTGGTTCTGTAGGGCCAAGTGGTTGGCAGACTCACTTTATTATAGGTCAGCAGTTTTAA
- a CDS encoding OmpH family outer membrane protein: MKHLKGIVVAVVLFVTATSFVNAQNKMAHINVTELMSAMPEMKAAEAELKKLEQTYGADIQSSMTSLQSKFKQYESEAPSKSDEENQKRTLELQEAQKNIQSAQQKASQELQNKQVALLGPISDKAKAAIEKVAAAQGVNYVLDSSQGSGVIVAKGTDLLALVKKELGF; this comes from the coding sequence ATGAAACATTTAAAAGGAATAGTAGTAGCAGTAGTCTTATTTGTAACAGCTACAAGTTTTGTAAACGCACAAAATAAAATGGCTCATATTAACGTAACAGAGTTAATGTCTGCAATGCCAGAGATGAAAGCTGCTGAAGCTGAGCTAAAGAAATTAGAGCAAACTTACGGTGCTGATATTCAAAGTTCAATGACTTCACTTCAAAGTAAATTTAAGCAGTACGAAAGTGAGGCTCCAAGTAAGTCAGATGAAGAAAATCAGAAAAGAACATTAGAGTTACAAGAAGCTCAAAAAAATATTCAGAGTGCACAACAAAAAGCTAGTCAGGAATTACAGAATAAGCAAGTTGCTTTATTAGGTCCTATTTCAGATAAAGCTAAAGCAGCAATTGAGAAAGTTGCCGCTGCACAAGGGGTAAACTATGTTTTAGATTCTTCTCAAGGTAGCGGTGTTATCGTTGCTAAAGGAACAGATTTATTAGCATTAGTAAAAAAGGAATTAGGTTTCTAA
- a CDS encoding 2TM domain-containing protein, with product MFSKAKKDSEINLEQHELLEHAQVRIKQKKRLYAHFIIFLVGSVFLVLINKILKYGDTYNWFIWAITFWAFLFVMHLINVFVTQKFMGVDWERSQREKLVKKQKLRISELQKEIETDFPISQINKKKED from the coding sequence ATGTTTTCAAAAGCTAAAAAAGATTCGGAAATAAATTTGGAACAGCATGAACTACTAGAACATGCACAAGTACGTATTAAGCAAAAGAAGCGCCTTTACGCGCATTTTATTATCTTTTTAGTAGGAAGTGTTTTTTTGGTATTAATCAATAAAATTCTAAAATACGGCGATACCTATAACTGGTTTATTTGGGCTATTACTTTTTGGGCCTTTCTATTTGTAATGCATCTTATCAATGTATTTGTCACCCAAAAATTTATGGGCGTAGATTGGGAACGTAGCCAACGAGAAAAATTAGTGAAAAAACAAAAACTTAGGATCTCAGAATTACAGAAAGAAATAGAAACCGATTTCCCTATTTCTCAAATTAATAAAAAAAAAGAAGATTGA
- a CDS encoding dihydrofolate reductase, with the protein MKTVTLIAAAAENNALGKDNDLLWHLPDDFKRFKTLTTGHPIVMGRKTFESFPKPLPNRTHIIITRDKNYSTTFENCKIVHSLDDALAVAGEIDDNIFIIGGGEIYALGLEKATHIELSRVHATFEADAFFPDFDKNNWELIKEVQHAKDDRHKYDFTYLTYQSKI; encoded by the coding sequence TTGAAAACAGTTACACTCATAGCCGCTGCAGCTGAAAATAATGCCTTAGGAAAAGATAACGACTTACTATGGCATCTTCCTGACGATTTTAAAAGATTTAAAACTCTTACTACTGGTCATCCTATAGTAATGGGAAGAAAAACATTTGAGAGCTTCCCTAAACCACTACCCAACAGAACTCACATTATCATCACTAGGGACAAAAATTACAGTACGACATTTGAAAACTGCAAGATTGTGCACTCGTTAGATGATGCTCTAGCTGTTGCTGGTGAAATTGATGATAATATTTTTATTATAGGCGGAGGAGAAATATATGCTTTAGGCCTTGAGAAAGCAACACATATAGAACTCTCTAGAGTTCATGCCACTTTTGAAGCTGATGCATTTTTTCCGGATTTTGACAAAAATAACTGGGAATTGATCAAGGAAGTGCAACATGCTAAAGATGATAGGCACAAGTACGATTTTACGTACCTAACTTACCAATCAAAAATCTAA
- a CDS encoding OmpH family outer membrane protein — MKTKVLLVISTILLAINGFSQTRGVRIAYIDMEYILENVEEYREANDQLDTKVQKWKLEIEQEKSAVDQMKKDLMAEKVLLTAELIEEREEEISLLEKEMFDYQQDRFGPGGDLFLSKQRLIQPIQDQVFTEVQKIGQSKNYDMIFDKSADVVMLYAEKRLDISDLVLKAISRTRKVSAAREKMNKRDEEPVEREMSDALKERKEQALDAQETREKLASDKREEQLKLREERKKAYEARRKKLLEEREAKKKAAQEAEEKENN; from the coding sequence ATGAAAACAAAGGTTCTTTTAGTTATCAGTACAATTCTATTAGCTATCAATGGCTTCTCTCAAACCCGTGGAGTGAGAATAGCGTATATAGACATGGAGTATATTTTAGAGAATGTTGAAGAGTATAGAGAGGCAAACGATCAGCTCGATACGAAGGTTCAAAAATGGAAGCTAGAAATAGAACAAGAGAAAAGCGCTGTAGATCAAATGAAGAAAGATTTGATGGCAGAAAAGGTATTGTTAACAGCAGAACTTATTGAGGAGCGCGAAGAAGAGATTAGTCTTCTAGAAAAAGAAATGTTCGATTACCAACAAGATAGATTTGGGCCAGGAGGAGATTTGTTTTTATCCAAACAACGTTTAATACAGCCAATACAAGATCAAGTATTTACGGAAGTACAGAAAATTGGGCAGAGTAAGAATTATGATATGATTTTTGATAAATCTGCTGATGTTGTTATGTTGTATGCAGAGAAGCGATTAGATATTAGTGATTTAGTATTAAAAGCAATTTCTAGAACACGTAAAGTAAGTGCTGCTCGTGAGAAAATGAACAAGCGTGATGAAGAGCCTGTAGAGCGGGAAATGAGCGATGCGTTAAAAGAGCGAAAAGAGCAAGCGTTAGATGCGCAAGAGACTAGAGAGAAGTTAGCGTCAGATAAAAGAGAAGAGCAGTTAAAATTACGTGAAGAACGCAAGAAAGCGTATGAAGCTAGACGTAAGAAATTGTTAGAAGAGCGTGAGGCAAAGAAAAAGGCAGCTCAGGAAGCAGAAGAAAAAGAAAATAATTAA
- a CDS encoding DUF6089 family protein: MRTFLVLIVVFSFFEMKGQTFEVGVMAGGLNNIGDVGRTNYILPSGPAFGGIFKWNKSKRYAWRASVLYGEFTADDTKSSMTSRQQRGYVVDNSILEFSAGLELNFVEYNLHRLGPAFTPYLYTGITYFRYDYNYIDANQVINYDDQRDGAFAIPMTIGFKYRISQVLILGGEIGARYTFTDNLDFSNPEDDNLDSLDVEFGNIFSNDWYVFSGLTLTYTFKRKPCSDCFD, encoded by the coding sequence ATGAGGACATTTTTGGTGCTAATTGTTGTCTTTTCTTTTTTTGAAATGAAAGGACAAACGTTCGAGGTTGGAGTAATGGCTGGTGGATTGAATAATATAGGAGATGTAGGACGTACAAATTATATATTACCATCTGGTCCGGCTTTTGGAGGTATTTTTAAATGGAATAAGAGTAAACGATACGCATGGCGTGCAAGCGTCTTGTATGGAGAGTTTACAGCAGACGATACAAAATCAAGTATGACCTCTAGGCAACAAAGAGGATATGTCGTTGATAATAGTATATTGGAATTTTCTGCAGGATTAGAGCTTAATTTTGTGGAGTACAATTTACACAGGTTAGGACCTGCATTTACACCGTATTTATATACAGGGATTACCTATTTTAGGTATGATTATAATTATATAGATGCTAACCAGGTTATAAATTATGATGATCAAAGGGATGGTGCTTTTGCTATACCGATGACCATAGGATTTAAATATAGAATTAGCCAAGTGCTTATCTTAGGAGGGGAAATTGGCGCGAGATACACGTTTACGGATAACTTAGATTTTAGTAATCCTGAAGATGATAATCTAGATTCGTTAGATGTAGAATTTGGAAATATTTTTAGTAACGATTGGTATGTTTTCTCTGGGTTAACCTTAACGTACACCTTTAAAAGAAAGCCGTGCTCTGATTGTTTTGATTGA
- a CDS encoding isoamylase early set domain-containing protein, with product MAITKQYLKSKPVCKVTFTVPAEEASKVYVVGDFNNWNPKKGTLRKLKNGTFKGTMDLPKEASYEFRYLIDDTYVNDAEADRYQWNDFAGAENAVLEL from the coding sequence ATGGCTATCACAAAACAGTATTTAAAAAGTAAGCCGGTATGTAAAGTAACTTTTACAGTGCCAGCAGAAGAAGCTTCTAAAGTTTATGTAGTAGGAGATTTCAATAATTGGAACCCTAAAAAAGGAACTTTAAGAAAATTAAAGAATGGTACTTTTAAAGGTACTATGGATTTACCGAAGGAAGCATCATATGAATTTAGGTACCTTATTGATGATACTTATGTGAATGACGCAGAGGCAGACCGGTACCAATGGAATGATTTTGCTGGAGCAGAGAATGCTGTTTTAGAATTGTAA
- a CDS encoding isoprenyl transferase: MNTIENIDKTKVPNHLAIIMDGNGRWAKQHGKMRVFGHENGVKTVRNVVESCVKMKIPYLTLYTFSTENWKRPKFEIDTLMRLLVSSLRKELPTFMDNGIKLNTIGNIASLPKRAHKELLEVIKKTSNNTGMTLTLALSYGAREELKNAIQEISSKVKNNIISSENIDETIINNHLYTHDLPDVDLLIRTSGEHRISNFLLWQIAYAELYFTNVLWPDFTEQHLVEAILNYQNRERRFGKTSEQLI; encoded by the coding sequence ATGAACACAATAGAGAATATTGATAAAACAAAAGTACCTAATCACCTAGCCATAATTATGGATGGTAATGGGAGATGGGCAAAACAACACGGTAAAATGAGAGTTTTTGGGCATGAGAATGGCGTAAAAACAGTACGTAATGTTGTGGAGTCTTGTGTTAAAATGAAAATTCCTTACCTAACACTTTATACATTTTCAACCGAAAATTGGAAAAGACCAAAATTTGAAATTGATACTTTAATGAGACTCTTAGTTTCATCATTGCGAAAAGAACTGCCTACCTTTATGGATAATGGTATTAAGCTCAATACCATAGGAAATATAGCTTCTTTGCCTAAAAGAGCACATAAAGAATTATTAGAAGTAATTAAAAAAACTAGCAATAATACGGGTATGACTCTAACTTTAGCATTAAGTTATGGTGCTAGAGAAGAACTCAAAAACGCTATACAAGAGATAAGTAGCAAAGTTAAAAATAATATAATTTCCTCAGAAAACATTGACGAAACCATTATTAATAACCATCTTTACACGCATGATTTACCAGATGTAGACCTGCTTATACGTACAAGTGGAGAACATAGGATCAGTAATTTTTTACTTTGGCAAATTGCATATGCCGAACTATATTTTACGAATGTTTTATGGCCCGATTTTACAGAGCAACATTTGGTTGAAGCAATTTTAAATTACCAAAATAGAGAACGAAGATTTGGAAAAACTAGCGAACAACTTATCTAG
- a CDS encoding energy transducer TonB encodes MKTNFFRIAIALISFNALSQTTDYNPFLENNFATFKDCNAPTSSAAEECFRKILITNFDASFSYQEEKTETNTNGRSVYFSFKVDSIGEIHKVDFYDSDDEIIRGPLESSIAQLPKMLPPTEDGIDGNTIFILELKIIPEERTLFKVVDIKTRFEKPKTKRKENSETFEFNVIDKVPVFPGCEIEIEEQRKQCFQQKMMKHIMRNFRYPEFAQEKGIQGRVSVLFFIDKEGNITGIKTRGSHPVMELEARRIISKLPQMEPGEEDGKPVKVPFSLPITFRLE; translated from the coding sequence ATGAAAACCAATTTCTTCCGCATAGCCATAGCACTTATTTCTTTCAATGCACTATCACAAACTACTGATTATAATCCTTTTTTAGAAAACAACTTTGCAACCTTTAAAGATTGCAATGCACCAACTAGTAGTGCTGCAGAAGAATGTTTTAGAAAAATTTTAATTACAAACTTTGACGCTTCATTTAGTTATCAAGAAGAAAAGACAGAAACTAATACCAATGGAAGATCTGTTTATTTTAGTTTTAAAGTCGATTCTATTGGCGAAATACATAAGGTAGATTTCTATGACTCTGATGATGAAATAATCAGAGGGCCATTAGAAAGCTCCATAGCCCAATTACCAAAAATGCTACCCCCTACGGAAGATGGTATTGATGGCAACACCATCTTTATATTAGAATTAAAAATTATTCCGGAGGAAAGAACGCTATTTAAAGTTGTTGATATTAAAACTAGATTTGAAAAGCCAAAAACCAAGAGAAAAGAAAACTCAGAAACCTTTGAATTTAACGTCATAGATAAAGTTCCTGTATTTCCCGGTTGCGAAATAGAAATTGAGGAGCAACGAAAACAATGCTTTCAGCAAAAAATGATGAAACACATCATGCGGAATTTTAGGTATCCAGAATTTGCACAAGAAAAAGGAATACAAGGAAGAGTATCCGTTTTATTTTTTATAGACAAAGAAGGCAATATAACAGGTATAAAAACCAGAGGTTCTCATCCCGTAATGGAGTTAGAAGCAAGGAGAATAATCTCCAAACTACCTCAAATGGAGCCCGGAGAAGAAGACGGAAAGCCTGTGAAGGTCCCCTTCTCTCTCCCTATTACATTTAGACTCGAATAG